Proteins found in one Subtercola endophyticus genomic segment:
- a CDS encoding potassium channel family protein, producing MSTERGANPRMTQQRWQALTNWPLTGAAVLFLVAYSFKVILNQPGFTQTFLYAVMIVVWAAFLINYIINVVLAGPTRAQWVRKNWYQIPITLLPALEPLRLLRLVKLTDLLPSKTEGNRLRSRIGLYVISTLVLVIYVGALGVLDAEQNARGANILTLGDALWWAIVTVTTVGYGDYVPITTQGRLIAAALMLTGVALIGTITGTLASFLGERSRAHDDARLTASKKQVDDLAVQIARLEQLMLPRGDSAADTPARPAAAPAAPAAASPQNATGEASADD from the coding sequence ATGAGTACAGAGCGCGGAGCGAATCCGCGCATGACGCAACAACGCTGGCAGGCCCTGACGAACTGGCCGCTGACGGGCGCCGCTGTGCTCTTTCTCGTCGCCTACTCGTTCAAAGTCATCTTGAATCAGCCGGGCTTCACCCAGACCTTTCTGTACGCGGTGATGATCGTCGTCTGGGCGGCCTTTCTCATCAACTACATCATCAACGTCGTGCTCGCAGGGCCGACCAGAGCCCAGTGGGTGCGCAAGAACTGGTATCAGATTCCCATCACGCTGCTGCCCGCGCTCGAACCCCTGCGGCTGCTAAGGCTGGTCAAACTCACCGATCTGCTGCCGAGCAAAACCGAGGGCAACCGGCTGCGCAGCCGCATCGGCCTGTATGTCATCTCCACGCTGGTGCTGGTGATCTACGTCGGCGCGCTCGGGGTGCTGGATGCCGAGCAGAACGCTCGCGGAGCGAACATCCTGACTCTGGGTGACGCCCTCTGGTGGGCTATCGTCACGGTCACGACGGTCGGCTACGGAGACTATGTGCCCATCACTACGCAAGGTCGCCTCATCGCGGCGGCGCTGATGCTCACCGGAGTCGCTCTGATCGGTACCATCACCGGCACCTTGGCGTCGTTCCTCGGCGAGCGTTCCCGGGCTCACGATGACGCTCGACTCACGGCGAGCAAGAAGCAGGTCGACGACCTTGCCGTACAGATCGCACGGCTGGAGCAGCTGATGCTGCCCCGCGGCGATTCCGCGGCCGACACGCCGGCAAGACCGGCAGCAGCCCCGGCAGCACCAGCGGCAGCATCACCGCAAAACGCGACGGGCGAGGCGTCGGCCGACGACTGA
- a CDS encoding saccharopine dehydrogenase family protein, giving the protein MKILLVGAGGVGDSIAKIAARRTFYEQIVVTDYDLARAERTIAWIAARHTPEIAAKFVADRIDASDAASVEEVARRHGATHVMNAVEPKFVLTIFAGALAAGANYLDMAMSLSERHPTEPYSETGIKLGDDQFAQGPDWEQAGTLALVGMGVEPGLSDVFARYAADHLFSEIDELGTRDGANLVVRDDDGNEIFAPSFSIWTTIEECLNPPVIWEKDRGWFTTAPFSEPEVFDFPDGIGAVDCVNVEHEEVLLMPRWVDAKRVTFKYGLGNEFIGILKTLNQLGLDKTAPVRVRSANGPVEVAPRDVVAAGLPDPATLGPRMTGKTCAGLWVTGTGVDGYPREVYLYHVADNEWTMAEYESQCVVWQTALNPVIALELLALGVWGGSGVLGPEAFDALPFLELMALPVDEGGYGQSWGLEDRAV; this is encoded by the coding sequence ATGAAGATTCTTTTGGTTGGTGCCGGTGGCGTGGGCGACTCGATCGCGAAGATCGCAGCACGACGCACGTTCTACGAGCAGATCGTCGTGACCGACTACGACCTGGCGCGCGCCGAGCGCACGATCGCGTGGATCGCGGCGCGGCACACGCCCGAGATCGCAGCGAAGTTCGTGGCCGACCGCATCGATGCATCCGATGCCGCGAGCGTCGAAGAAGTCGCGCGCCGTCACGGCGCCACGCACGTGATGAACGCCGTCGAGCCCAAGTTCGTGCTCACGATCTTCGCCGGAGCCCTCGCCGCCGGAGCCAACTACCTCGACATGGCCATGAGCCTGTCGGAGCGGCACCCCACGGAGCCCTACAGCGAAACGGGCATCAAACTCGGCGATGACCAGTTCGCGCAAGGCCCGGATTGGGAGCAGGCGGGCACGCTCGCTCTCGTCGGCATGGGCGTCGAGCCCGGCCTCAGCGACGTCTTTGCGCGTTACGCTGCCGACCACCTGTTCAGCGAGATCGACGAGCTGGGCACCCGCGACGGAGCGAACCTCGTGGTGCGTGACGACGACGGCAACGAGATCTTCGCGCCCTCGTTCTCCATCTGGACCACCATCGAAGAGTGCCTGAACCCTCCTGTCATCTGGGAGAAAGACCGCGGCTGGTTCACCACTGCACCCTTCAGCGAGCCCGAGGTCTTCGACTTTCCCGACGGCATCGGCGCCGTGGACTGTGTGAACGTCGAGCACGAAGAAGTGTTGCTCATGCCCCGCTGGGTCGATGCCAAGCGGGTGACGTTCAAGTACGGGCTCGGCAACGAGTTCATCGGCATCCTCAAGACGCTGAACCAGCTCGGCCTCGACAAGACCGCGCCCGTGCGCGTGCGCTCGGCGAACGGCCCCGTCGAGGTCGCACCCCGCGATGTTGTTGCGGCCGGTCTACCCGATCCGGCAACTCTCGGGCCGCGGATGACCGGCAAAACCTGCGCGGGCCTCTGGGTCACGGGTACCGGCGTCGACGGTTACCCGCGCGAGGTGTACCTGTACCACGTGGCCGACAACGAGTGGACCATGGCGGAGTACGAGTCGCAGTGCGTGGTGTGGCAGACGGCGCTGAACCCCGTGATCGCGCTCGAGCTCCTCGCTCTCGGCGTGTGGGGCGGCAGCGGAGTGCTCGGCCCGGAGGCGTTCGACGCCCTGCCCTTTCTCGAGCTCATGGCGCTGCCGGTGGACGAGGGCGGCTACGGCCAGTCGTGGGGCCTCGAAGACCGCGCGGTCTAG
- a CDS encoding phosphatase PAP2 family protein gives MTVPGPLTDPVQARRVRRFWPLISGVIAVLLAAAIGLIIALRDNGAPTEIDTDWMDEIIEHRSPIWTVPSLFMNYLGGGIVGVFVVPIAVIVALLLFRRRWAALYFLIASVLSAGLVQLLKATFGRARPSEILVSADFGSFPSGHTANAATIAVCLAIVFPRVWVWAAGAAYVVLMLLSRTYLGAHWLTDTLAGMLIGAGVAVIVWAPFAVKLWEERAKPHRFVWAKPRASTSGGGAA, from the coding sequence ATGACCGTACCTGGCCCGCTCACCGACCCCGTGCAGGCGCGGCGCGTGCGCCGGTTCTGGCCGCTCATCTCCGGCGTCATCGCGGTGCTGCTCGCCGCCGCCATCGGGCTCATCATCGCTCTGCGCGACAACGGGGCGCCGACCGAGATCGACACCGACTGGATGGACGAGATCATCGAGCACCGCTCGCCGATCTGGACCGTTCCCTCGCTCTTTATGAACTACCTCGGCGGAGGAATCGTCGGAGTGTTCGTCGTGCCGATCGCCGTGATTGTGGCGCTGCTGCTGTTCCGCCGGCGCTGGGCGGCTCTGTACTTTCTCATCGCCTCCGTTCTGAGCGCCGGGCTCGTGCAGCTGCTGAAGGCGACGTTCGGCCGAGCTCGGCCGTCGGAGATTCTCGTATCCGCCGATTTCGGTTCATTCCCGAGCGGGCATACAGCGAACGCGGCGACGATCGCGGTGTGTCTCGCGATCGTCTTTCCGCGTGTCTGGGTGTGGGCAGCCGGTGCCGCCTACGTCGTGCTGATGCTGCTCAGCAGAACGTATCTCGGTGCGCACTGGCTGACCGACACGCTCGCCGGAATGCTCATCGGCGCGGGAGTGGCCGTCATCGTGTGGGCCCCGTTCGCCGTGAAGCTGTGGGAGGAGCGCGCCAAACCGCACCGGTTCGTGTGGGCGAAGCCCCGGGCATCCACGTCGGGCGGCGGCGCGGCGTGA